The Sphaerochaeta globosa str. Buddy region TTGCCAACGAGATGGATATGCTCAACCTCGCCTTCTGTGAAGTCATGGAGGAAGGGGATGCTTCGGCGCGTGTCTTTACCTTTCCCATCCCTACGTACAAGGTGACCAAGGATTTCCCATGGGAGAGCGAGGTGGTTGACGCAATTTTTGCCATGACGGCAAAATACGGAATCCCTTACTTCTCCAACTATGTAAACAGCGACCTTTCCCCTGAGGATGCTCTTTCGATGTGCTGCCGATTGCGCCTCGATACGTCCCAACTGAGAAAACGAGGAGGTGGTCTGTTTGGGTCCAATCCTTTGACCGGCTCAATCGGTGTGGTGACACTCAACCTTCCCAGGCTGGCGTATGAGACCAAGGATGAAACGCTGTTTCTGAAAGGTCTTGCATCGCTGGCTTCGCTTGCCAAAAAGAGTTTGGAAATCAAGAGAAACGTCATAGAAGCTGAAACGGAACGCGGTATGTATCCCTTCAGCCAAAATGCTTTGGAAGATGTGAAACTGAGACTCGGCACCTACTGGGCGAACCATTTCAGCACCATTGGAATCGTGGGGATGGAAGAAGCCTGCCTGAATCTCTTTGGGGATCAAGGCTCCTTGGTTACCCAGAAAGGTCAGGAGTTCGGTCTGCGGGTACTAGGAGAACTAAGGACTCTCATCAGTGGATTCCAGAGTGAGACAGGAAACTTTTACAACCTTGAAGCCACCCCAGCCGAGGGTGCCAGCTATCGGCTGGCCAACCTTGATTCCCTCCAGTATCCACGCATCATCACTGCGGGAGAGAAGGTTGGATACTATACCAATTCATCTCAGTTACCCGTTGGCTATACCTCGGATCTGTTTGAGACGTTGGAGAAACAGGATGAGCTTCAGTGCCAATACACAGGAGGAACAGTCCTGCACCTCTACCTTGCCCAACGAATCTATGATTTGAATGTTGCAAAGCTTCTGGTCAGAAGTACATTCACCCGCTACAAGCTACCCTATTTGTCCCTTACTCCAACCTTCTCGACGTGCAAGAATCACGGATATCTGGATGGGGAAGTGGAGCAATGCCCCTTCTGCGGTTGCCCTACCGAAGTATGGACACGAGTGGTTGGCTATCTCAGGCCGAAGAATGATTTCCATCCAGGTAAGCAGGAAGAGCATCGCCAGCGAAAGTTCTATTCGGTAAAGATGTCATGAATATTGCAGGGCTTGAAGCCTGTTCCTTGCTTGACTATCCTGGCTTGCTCAGTAGTGTCTTTTTTTGTCAAGGTTGCAACTACGATTGCTTCTATTGCCATAATCGTGCATTAATTGAACCGAAGTCTTGCATAACCGACTATCAAGAGGCACAAACTTTTCTCCAGCAACGCAAAGGTTTCATCCAGGCTGTGGTAATCAGCGGGGGAGAACCTTCCCTGCAGCATGATCTGATGGAGTTTGTCGAATTCATCCGAAATCTTGGCTTTGCCGTCAAATTGGATACCAATGGCAGTAGGCCGCAGGTTGTTTCAAAATTGCTTGAACATGACCTTCTCTCGTATGTTGCTGTGGATGTGAAGGCTCCCTGTGAACGCTATCAGGAAATTGTCGGGGACAAGGGGGATGAAATACTTGTCAGAACGAGTGTTTCCCTTTTGACCGAGTACCAGGCAAGCCATCCGGGTTTTTCGTATGAGGTGCGTACTACACTCGCCCCAACGCTGGGACAAGAGGATTTGCTATGCATGGTCCAATCGTATCCCGTTGTTCAGCATTGGTATGTGCAGAAGTATCGCATTCCAAAGCACTTTAAAGCAAACGACGAGAAAAGAATCAACCTCCCTCAACTGTCGGTTGGGGAGGTTGAAAAAAGTCTTGGTCTCTTGAGAATGTATCAACCGAACTTGGTTATACGTTGATGATCTGTTCCCAGGGCATGGAGGGTTTTCCAAAATGCCCGTAGTTCACATTCTTCTGGTAGATGGGCCTGAGCAAATCGAGGCTGCGAATAATGCCAGCCGGTGACAGGTTGAACTTCTGTCTGACCAGGTCCTCAAGCTTCTCATCGTCCACCTTTCCGGTGCCGAATGTATCAACATAGATGGAAATTGGATAAGGAACCCCGATGGCGTAGGAGAGCTGTACTTCACATCTGGTACAATACTTGTTTGCAACCAAATTCTTGGCTACAAAACGAGCCATATACGCTGCTGAACGGTCTACCTTTGAAGGGTCTTTCCCGCTGAAAGCACCGCCGCCATGACGACCCATGCCACCATAGGTATCGACGATGATCTTCCTTCCCGTCAGGCCGGTATCACCACTGGGTCCTCCGATGACAAAGCGACCGGTAGGGTTGATGTAGATTTTGGTTTTCTCATCCAACAGGCCGGTCTTGTCGAGCACTACATTGATGACTTCTTTTGTCAAAAAGTCGATGAGATGTTCCCGATCGGTATCGGCGGTGTGCTGATGGCTGATGACAACCGAATCGATATGCACCGGTTTGCCATCCTTGTAAAGCAGGGATACCTGACTTTTTGCGTCGGGACGGAGGAAGGGGGCATACCCACCCTTGCGCAGTTCGCTTGCTTTCATCAGGAGTTGATGGGCCCACATGACCGGAGCCGGCATAAGCTCTTCCGTTTCATCACAGGCAAAACCAAACATCATACCTTGATCGCCTGCACCTTGTTCGCCGAACAGTGAAGTATCGGCAGTGACACCCATGGAGATATCAGCAGATTGGGTACTGGTAAGGTTGATCACCTTCAAGGTTTTGTAATCAAACCCACAGCCTTCTTCGGTATATCCGATTTCCTTGACGGTTGCTCTGACAATTGATTCGATATCCAAGGTTGCATTGGTGGTGATCTCTCCGCCTACAATGACGGTATCGGTGGTGGCAAAGACTTCGCATGCAACCCTGCTTTTGGGATCTTGCCGAAGACATGTGTCCAGAACGGCATCGGAAATCTGATCGCAGACTTTATCCGGATGTCCTTCGCTTACTGATTCTGAAGTGAAAATGTGTGATCCATGTTCTAACATACACCCTTCCTTATGGAACTTGGGAAGGAGGAACTCAATTCAGAGAATTGTTGCGCTCCCCTTTTAGCAAGTTTCTTTATTGACGTGTGCAAGCCGGGAGGCTATCAAATCGACGTCATTCGTTGTGGATACTAACAGGGATATGCAAATTGTACAAGAGTTGAAGGATCTCTCTTTACATAACAATAAATGTTATGATACATTTAATATTATGAAAACAATCCTTTTGCAGAACGACACACAGTTGCAGATTTTCATGCATCCCAAAAGGCAGGACATCCTGCATTTGTTGAGCATTGACGGACCGGCAACCGCAAAAATGATCAGCGATACACTGAATATGACGCCTTCGAGTGCCAAGCATCACCTGCTCAAGCTGCAAGGCTTGGGGGTGGTGGAGGAAGACCACACCCAGCTTATCCATGGCATCACAGCCACCTACTATCGAAAAGCCGAAGTGACGGTAAGCTTTGGTGCTCTCGCCCAGGAAAAACAGAAACTGGTATTGGATTTTGTTTCTCATCGTATTCAGGACGAATTGTACGCTAAACCCAGGACCCATCAGGATGCGGAAGGTCACTTTAGTGCCGACCAACTTTCGGGCATTGTTCACCTGAGTAAAGAGCAAGCCGACCAGGTCTACCAGCTCATCCGCTCCTTCATTGACTCTCATGAGCAAAAGCAACTGGGAACAGCGGCCTATGCATACTCTGTGGTGGCGTATCGTGTCTAAGAAATTTCATCCATCCTCATATATAGCCCTGCTCAGTCTGTCCTATATAGCACTGGGGGTAACCATCCCTGCGATGAGCTTGATTGTAGTGAGCAAAGGATTTTCGCTAGCACAGCTGAGTTTGGCGATGATAGTCTTTTCCCTCTCAGTGATGGCTTTTGAGGTTCCCAGCGGAATTTTTGCCGATGCCAAAGGTCGGAGAACCAGCTTTTCCGTGGGACTCTTTCTCTCGTTGGTCGGCTCGCTTTTACTGTTCAGTCCGTCGTTTATAGTACTGTGTATCGGGTTTGCCTGTACCGGTGTGGGGAGAGCCTATACAAGCGGGAGCATGGATGCATTGATGATTGAACGAGGATTGAAGGCTGACAGAAAACTTGAGGACCTCGTGTTCGCCTTGGATATAAATTCTGGAATTTCCTTGAGCGGCGGATCGCTGCTGGGGGGATTGCTTCTGAGCATGGGTTCCCAGCAGGGGAATCTCACCGGCTTGGTCCTGGCTGTCCGCTTCCTTCTTGTTGCGTCGGCATTGGTTTTGCTTCCGTTGTTGATACCCAAGGATTCGGTAGTACAAGGCTCTTCGGTTACTTTCGGAACCCAAGCAAAACAGCTTGGACGCACGCTTTCCTCTTCTTCCTTTCTGCTGGCTTTCAGTATCAGCGTCATTGTCCAGGGAATGCTGTTGGCATCACTGGAAAGTTACTGGCAACCTTATCTGAAGCAGTTGTTGGAATCTGATTCCCAGCTTTGGATCCTCGGTTTGATTGCCGCTTCCATTTTTGCCATCGGTGTCCTGGGTTCAATGATAGGTAAGCGTTTTCTGTCGCTCATGCGTCCTTCGGTTCTGTATTGTTTGGCATGTATCAGTATTTTCATCCTACAACTGTTCCTCTCACAATCTCATACAATCGCTCAGTTTCTAGTCTTGTATGAGCTCATCTATCTGTTGTTGGGAGTGGTCTCAGTTGTGGGAATGTACCTTTTGAACAAGGAAGCGTCCGATATGGTGAGAACCTCACTTGCCAGTGTCTCTTCCTTCTGTCTGCAAAGTGGGGGCTTGTTGGGAAATTTACTGGCCACTGTAGTATTTCTTTTCGGTGGCATCAGCAGCTATTGGGCTATTGCCTCCGTATTGGGTTTCCTATCCATGGCTGTTCTTTCTTTCTGGCTTTTACAGCGAACGCCACGTACCTGAGCTGAGCAGTTTCTTCAGTTCCTCTGCTTGCTCGTTGCTGAACTGCGCCCCCCTCTGGGTGATGATTTCGCCGGCCAGAATGGAGGCAATGATTCCAGAATCCTGAATCGAAAAGTTGTGGTATTGTCCGTATAAGAATCCTGCAGCATAGACATCACCAGCTCCGGTGGTGTCGACTGGAACTACCGGTCCCTTCACGGGAATAGCGGTAATTACCCCTTCATGGCAGATGTATGATCCTTTCTTCCCGTTTTTTACAATGGCTGTTCTGCAAAGTTTTCCCATCGATCGGCAACATTCATAGGGGTCGTAGTTGTCGAAAAGGATACGGGCTTCCTCCCGGTTGGCGAAAACGATGTCGCAACTCTCCTTGATCAAGGAAAGGAATGGTTCACGGTATCGGCCGACAGCGAAGGGATCGGCCAGGTCGAAGGAAACGGTTGTATTGTTCTGCTTGGCAATGGAAAGGGCTTTGGTAATGGCTGCTTGTTGGCTCTGGGTATCCCACATGTACCCGGTGAAATGGAAAAAATCGGCACCTGCAACCGTACTCTCGCAAACATCACCCGCTTCATAGAGGCGGTTGGCACCGAGAAAGGTGTTCATGCTTCGTTCACTGTCGGGAGTGATGAGAATGACCGTTGAACCGGTCATCTCCTTGTCAGTGGTCACCAATTCGTCCTGGACTCCCAATTTTGTAAGACGGTCGCGGTAGATTTTCCCATTCTCATCGCTGCCGATTTTGCCGGCAAGCGTTGCAGGAACCCCCAAAGAGGCCAAAGCGATGATGGTGTTCGGGCAAGATCCTCCACAGGAGTATGTGGTTTTGCGCTGCTTGCTTAATTGCAGCAACTCTTCCATCCGCTGATTTGAAATGAGCGCCATGGTTCCTTTATGAATGCCCAAGTCGACAATATCCTGCTCCTCAACACTTACGATTATGTCGATGAGAGGATTTCCTATTCCATATACCATGTGCTGCCTCTTGTTCATGTACTGGTATTCTACCATTGCTTTTGCATACAATTCAACAAGGACCTTGCGAAAGTGAATGAGCGGAGATAGGATGACAGCAAAGGGGGCGTCGATGGGTGAGTATCGCATCATAGGCGGAAACGCGGCAAGCGGAGAGGTCCAGATCAGCGGAAACAAGAATTCCGCCCTTCCTTGTCTTGCGGCCACCTTGCTGACCGACGAACCTGTTCATTTGTTGAACGTACCGGATATCGAGGATGTCCAAGTTATGATCGAACTGCTGCTTGACCTAGGTTCGACGGTAGTACGTGAGGACGCCCATAGTTATACCATTACCTCAGGGAGCAGGAATGGACTGCTCAAACGCAATCTTGTTGAGGCGGTGCGTGGCTCTATTCTCCTTCTTGGTCCATTGCTTGCCACCAACGACGAGGTTCGTCTCACCCCTCCAGGTGGTGATGTCATCGGTCTCAGGCGTTTGGATACCCATTTTATGGGGCTTACTTCCCTTGGTTCGGACTGTACGATCAACGAAGTGGGTGAGATTCATATACGATGCAGGCATAAGAGCCTCATCGGTGCAGATATTTTCTTGGATGAAGCTTCGGTCACTGCCACGGAGAATGTAATCATGGCTGCCTCCCTTGCCAAGGGCGAGAGCATTATCAACAATGCCGCCAGCGAGCCGCATGTCCAGGATGTCTGTGCAATGCTGCAGAAAATGGGTTGCCCAATTGAAGGTATTGGATCAAACCGGCTGAGGATTAAGGGCCAACAACGCTTGGGAGGCTGTGAATTTCGCTTGGGCAGTGATTATATGGAAATCGGGTCGTTCATAGGCCTTGCAGGGGCAAGCGGCGGACAGTTGTTGGTCAAGGGCGTGCAACATGAGCATTTACGGATGATACGCCTTGGGTTTGAAAGAATTGGAATAACCTTTGTCGAGGACGGTCCTTCCTCCCTGTTGGTTCCGAGGAAACAAAAACGCATTCTGACCAAGGAAGTGGGCGGCCATACGGCCAAGATTGATGATGCTCCCTGGCCGGGCTTTCCCGCTGATCTGTTAAGTATCATCACTGTCTGTGCAACACAAATGGAAGGTTCCATTCTCATTCATGAAAAAATGTTTGAGTCGAGGATGTACTTCATCGACTGGCTTATCAGGATGGGGGCGGACATTATCCTTTGTGATCCGCATCGAGCCGTGGTGAATGGACCAAGCCAACTGTTTGGGTCGACTGTAACCAGCCCTGACGTACGAGCGGGAATGGCCTTGGTTATTGCCGCCGTTTGTGCCCAAGGTGAGAGTGTAATCCAGAATATTTATCAGATTGAACGAGGATACGAGGACCTTGCGGGCAAGCTGCAGGCTCTCGGGCTGGAGATTGAGCGAACCGAGTAACTTATGGTTTCTACGTGATTTCTGAGCCATATCCACAGCGTTGTCCACAAGTTATCCACAACCTGCTTTCCACACTCTTTTCCTGCCGTGGAGAAGTGAGAAGTTGCCTAGTGTTGCAACTGTGATTTCGACGTATTCGATAAGAATGACAACTATATGCTTTACAAGTAATAAAATGAATCCCTAGCTCACAACTTCAATCTAATTTTTATATAGGTTTCATGTGGTTTTACTTACTTCATATTGATGGTAGATGTACAACAGATAAACCAGTTGTCAACAGGTTATCCACAAGCTTTCCTCGATTCGGAAAGAGTAGGTAAATCACCTCTCGACAGTACTTACAAGATATTTTCACCCGATAAGAAAATAGGTTTGTTATGCACAGAACTTGTGGATAGCCTCTCCCTCTTTCTTACAAATTCTTACATTGTTCAAACACCATTGTTGTGGTAGGCTGGAATTAGCGATACAGGGGGGAATGTGAAGCAGAGAACCTGGGTGGCCAGCACTATCCTCATTTTATTATCAACGATTCTTCTTATTGCTTTGTCCCTGATCACCCTGATGCGTGTCGAGAGTGTTTACACCACTACTACCGCACAAAGCATCGAGCAATTGAAACGCCAGTTTCTCTATGATGCAGTAAATAACCAGATCAAGCGCATCGACACCCAGCGTGCGCTTGCCCAGCAATACTTCCTTGAGGAGTTGGACAGGACTCTGTGCATGGTCGATCACTTGTATGAGAGCGGCCTTGAGCACGCCAATCAAATCACTTCCTATTTCACCAGCGAGGCAAATGCCTTGTGGACGGCAATCCTGTGGGAAAAGAACACTGAAAAGGTGCTGCTAGACAATCATGATTTGGTGAGGGCAGGTGTTCATCCGGTAGAATTGGCTGATCTTCTATCCAAAGAGTATCAACTATATGCTTTCAGGTCATATGGCCCCCACACACTGTTTGTGGGCGTTCCTCAGAAGTATATCGATGACCAGGTCAAAGAACATATCGCCAGAGAGATATATGACTCTGCCTATTCGGAGAATTCGTATATATGGGTGAATGAGGTGATCAACTATGAGGGAGGTGATGACTATGCCATCAGGCGCATTCACCCGAACCTGAGAGATAGTGTGGGAACCCTGTTATCCACGAACATGACCGATGTGAAGGGGACGACTCCCTACAAGACTGAACTGGAAGGGGTGAAACAGCATGGTGAGCTCTTCTTTACATACTTTTTCAAGAAAAAGGATAGTGAGACAATCTCTGAGAAACTCACCTACGCCAAGCTCTACAAGGATTTTGACTGGGTAGTTGCGATGGGCATCCACCTCGATGATCTGTCAGCCTATGTGGATATCACTACCGGTCAGAGTACAAAGATTGTTCGTCAGATAACTCCTGTATTCCTTGTTTCCATACTGGGTATCTTCATCCTGCATTCCTTGCTCCTGATGTTGCTCGAACATACGAGAAACAAGAAAAGTGAGCATATTCTTGAGGAACAGGTCTATCAGGATGCCCTCACCGGTGTGGGAAACCGTCGCTATGGCCTGATGGTGCTCAAGGAGCGGTTTCTCAGATTCAAGCGAGGGGAAATTTCCGTATTGGTGGCGCTTTTCGATGTTGATTATTTCAAGCAGATCAATGATACCTATGGACACGATATTGGGGACCGATGCCTGATGCAGCTTTCCAAAGCCATCGCCCAGGTAATTTGCACGGAGAAGTCCCTCTTCCGATGGGGTGGCGATGAATTTCTGATTATTTGTCCCTTTATTCCCCAAGATGAGCTTGATCGAGTGAAAAAGACGTTGCTCGAGACTGCAAAATCTACTTCCATTGTGCATGAAGGAATTACCATCACGTTCACCATTTCTGTTGGGATATCTTCTTTTGTCTCTTCCGATGAAAGCGAGGAGCAAATTCTCAAGCGTGCCGACAAGGCATTGTATAGAGCCAAGCAACTCGGCCGTAATCGATGCGAAGTGGAGTTCTAAACAAAAAGAGTTGACAAAAAGTTGAAAGAAGCAGTATAAAGTCTCTGAAAGTTAGTTAATGCTAACTATGGAGGATTCGATATGCCCCTTTCCTTTACCCAAATCGGAGAAACGTGCACAGTGCTTTCCCTGCAAGGTGATGAT contains the following coding sequences:
- a CDS encoding ribonucleoside triphosphate reductase, producing MQQQVVKRDGQVVLCEVQKIINAITKAAVASSQDVDALEVASLVLARMKGNNPITVEQIQDLVEQALMETGATKTAKAYILYRSQRERMREGKALIKATNALFDSYLGQTTWQTKENANTRRSVNGMNNFIRERFTEQYWLNEIYPASIRSAHESGALHVHDLGFFGPYCCGWDLRQLLTCGFGGVEGKVSSKPAKHLRSFLGQIVNATFTFQGECAGAQAWSSFDTYAAPFIRYDGLSYDEVKQAIQEFIFNLNVPTRVGFQCPFSNLTFDLVVPSSLRDVPVIRGGENQAETYGMFANEMDMLNLAFCEVMEEGDASARVFTFPIPTYKVTKDFPWESEVVDAIFAMTAKYGIPYFSNYVNSDLSPEDALSMCCRLRLDTSQLRKRGGGLFGSNPLTGSIGVVTLNLPRLAYETKDETLFLKGLASLASLAKKSLEIKRNVIEAETERGMYPFSQNALEDVKLRLGTYWANHFSTIGIVGMEEACLNLFGDQGSLVTQKGQEFGLRVLGELRTLISGFQSETGNFYNLEATPAEGASYRLANLDSLQYPRIITAGEKVGYYTNSSQLPVGYTSDLFETLEKQDELQCQYTGGTVLHLYLAQRIYDLNVAKLLVRSTFTRYKLPYLSLTPTFSTCKNHGYLDGEVEQCPFCGCPTEVWTRVVGYLRPKNDFHPGKQEEHRQRKFYSVKMS
- a CDS encoding anaerobic ribonucleoside-triphosphate reductase activating protein; amino-acid sequence: MNIAGLEACSLLDYPGLLSSVFFCQGCNYDCFYCHNRALIEPKSCITDYQEAQTFLQQRKGFIQAVVISGGEPSLQHDLMEFVEFIRNLGFAVKLDTNGSRPQVVSKLLEHDLLSYVAVDVKAPCERYQEIVGDKGDEILVRTSVSLLTEYQASHPGFSYEVRTTLAPTLGQEDLLCMVQSYPVVQHWYVQKYRIPKHFKANDEKRINLPQLSVGEVEKSLGLLRMYQPNLVIR
- the metK gene encoding methionine adenosyltransferase, whose product is MLEHGSHIFTSESVSEGHPDKVCDQISDAVLDTCLRQDPKSRVACEVFATTDTVIVGGEITTNATLDIESIVRATVKEIGYTEEGCGFDYKTLKVINLTSTQSADISMGVTADTSLFGEQGAGDQGMMFGFACDETEELMPAPVMWAHQLLMKASELRKGGYAPFLRPDAKSQVSLLYKDGKPVHIDSVVISHQHTADTDREHLIDFLTKEVINVVLDKTGLLDEKTKIYINPTGRFVIGGPSGDTGLTGRKIIVDTYGGMGRHGGGAFSGKDPSKVDRSAAYMARFVAKNLVANKYCTRCEVQLSYAIGVPYPISIYVDTFGTGKVDDEKLEDLVRQKFNLSPAGIIRSLDLLRPIYQKNVNYGHFGKPSMPWEQIINV
- a CDS encoding ArsR/SmtB family transcription factor; its protein translation is MKTILLQNDTQLQIFMHPKRQDILHLLSIDGPATAKMISDTLNMTPSSAKHHLLKLQGLGVVEEDHTQLIHGITATYYRKAEVTVSFGALAQEKQKLVLDFVSHRIQDELYAKPRTHQDAEGHFSADQLSGIVHLSKEQADQVYQLIRSFIDSHEQKQLGTAAYAYSVVAYRV
- a CDS encoding MFS transporter translates to MSKKFHPSSYIALLSLSYIALGVTIPAMSLIVVSKGFSLAQLSLAMIVFSLSVMAFEVPSGIFADAKGRRTSFSVGLFLSLVGSLLLFSPSFIVLCIGFACTGVGRAYTSGSMDALMIERGLKADRKLEDLVFALDINSGISLSGGSLLGGLLLSMGSQQGNLTGLVLAVRFLLVASALVLLPLLIPKDSVVQGSSVTFGTQAKQLGRTLSSSSFLLAFSISVIVQGMLLASLESYWQPYLKQLLESDSQLWILGLIAASIFAIGVLGSMIGKRFLSLMRPSVLYCLACISIFILQLFLSQSHTIAQFLVLYELIYLLLGVVSVVGMYLLNKEASDMVRTSLASVSSFCLQSGGLLGNLLATVVFLFGGISSYWAIASVLGFLSMAVLSFWLLQRTPRT
- a CDS encoding adenosine kinase, producing MMRYSPIDAPFAVILSPLIHFRKVLVELYAKAMVEYQYMNKRQHMVYGIGNPLIDIIVSVEEQDIVDLGIHKGTMALISNQRMEELLQLSKQRKTTYSCGGSCPNTIIALASLGVPATLAGKIGSDENGKIYRDRLTKLGVQDELVTTDKEMTGSTVILITPDSERSMNTFLGANRLYEAGDVCESTVAGADFFHFTGYMWDTQSQQAAITKALSIAKQNNTTVSFDLADPFAVGRYREPFLSLIKESCDIVFANREEARILFDNYDPYECCRSMGKLCRTAIVKNGKKGSYICHEGVITAIPVKGPVVPVDTTGAGDVYAAGFLYGQYHNFSIQDSGIIASILAGEIITQRGAQFSNEQAEELKKLLSSGTWRSL
- the murA gene encoding UDP-N-acetylglucosamine 1-carboxyvinyltransferase yields the protein MGEYRIIGGNAASGEVQISGNKNSALPCLAATLLTDEPVHLLNVPDIEDVQVMIELLLDLGSTVVREDAHSYTITSGSRNGLLKRNLVEAVRGSILLLGPLLATNDEVRLTPPGGDVIGLRRLDTHFMGLTSLGSDCTINEVGEIHIRCRHKSLIGADIFLDEASVTATENVIMAASLAKGESIINNAASEPHVQDVCAMLQKMGCPIEGIGSNRLRIKGQQRLGGCEFRLGSDYMEIGSFIGLAGASGGQLLVKGVQHEHLRMIRLGFERIGITFVEDGPSSLLVPRKQKRILTKEVGGHTAKIDDAPWPGFPADLLSIITVCATQMEGSILIHEKMFESRMYFIDWLIRMGADIILCDPHRAVVNGPSQLFGSTVTSPDVRAGMALVIAAVCAQGESVIQNIYQIERGYEDLAGKLQALGLEIERTE
- a CDS encoding sensor domain-containing diguanylate cyclase; the protein is MKQRTWVASTILILLSTILLIALSLITLMRVESVYTTTTAQSIEQLKRQFLYDAVNNQIKRIDTQRALAQQYFLEELDRTLCMVDHLYESGLEHANQITSYFTSEANALWTAILWEKNTEKVLLDNHDLVRAGVHPVELADLLSKEYQLYAFRSYGPHTLFVGVPQKYIDDQVKEHIAREIYDSAYSENSYIWVNEVINYEGGDDYAIRRIHPNLRDSVGTLLSTNMTDVKGTTPYKTELEGVKQHGELFFTYFFKKKDSETISEKLTYAKLYKDFDWVVAMGIHLDDLSAYVDITTGQSTKIVRQITPVFLVSILGIFILHSLLLMLLEHTRNKKSEHILEEQVYQDALTGVGNRRYGLMVLKERFLRFKRGEISVLVALFDVDYFKQINDTYGHDIGDRCLMQLSKAIAQVICTEKSLFRWGGDEFLIICPFIPQDELDRVKKTLLETAKSTSIVHEGITITFTISVGISSFVSSDESEEQILKRADKALYRAKQLGRNRCEVEF